From the Aerosakkonema funiforme FACHB-1375 genome, one window contains:
- a CDS encoding NB-ARC domain-containing protein, translated as MDVEKALEIIDAALQEKRLNKFEKMVLSQCWEGRSYEEIATSSDYNVGHVKNIGSQLWKKLSLAFGERVTKTNFRTVLKRYSYFQNPLRQLAAREKENAVCLYFSNPYPQQYWQEFIDVSYFYGRTAELATVKTWIVQHRCRMVALLGIGGIGKTAFAVKFAQQLRDEFDYIIWRSLSHAPDLADELAAMIGFLSNHQEITLSNDLDSRISQLIDYLYRYRCLVILDQVESLFESGELVGKYCQGYEDYGKLFKRFGQSLSNSCLLLTSREKPREIALLEGEKLPIRSLQIKGLSTAEITKIFKLRGSFSASEWECKTIGEYYSGNPLLLKIVATKIQELFNGDICHFLFLQQQCNLIFDNISELLEEHFNRCSDLEKEVMYWLAINREPMSIVELQSDILSLESKQKLPDHLISLERRSLIENNSATYTLISEVKDYVNNRLIMLIYHEITFNKKDLIHRLCLWKYPTVENINSEEINFILKPIVEKLWQHFGGQANLEKRLNEILLEMRSRVSNLQGYGEINIINLQKVAAIEPKNTAKKPQASIDECR; from the coding sequence AATAAATTTGAAAAAATGGTGCTTAGTCAATGCTGGGAAGGACGCAGTTATGAAGAAATCGCTACGAGTTCGGATTACAATGTCGGTCATGTCAAAAATATTGGCTCTCAATTGTGGAAAAAGCTTAGCTTAGCATTCGGTGAAAGAGTCACCAAAACTAACTTTCGCACTGTCTTAAAACGCTATTCCTACTTTCAAAATCCCCTCCGCCAATTAGCAGCGCGAGAAAAAGAAAACGCTGTTTGCTTATATTTTTCCAATCCTTACCCCCAACAATACTGGCAAGAGTTTATTGATGTTTCCTATTTTTATGGACGTACCGCAGAACTCGCTACCGTAAAAACATGGATCGTGCAACACCGCTGCCGAATGGTAGCATTATTAGGAATAGGCGGAATCGGCAAAACCGCTTTTGCGGTGAAATTTGCTCAACAGCTTCGGGATGAATTCGACTATATCATTTGGCGAAGTCTGAGCCACGCACCAGATCTCGCTGATGAGTTAGCAGCAATGATTGGGTTTCTCTCCAATCATCAAGAAATAACTCTTTCAAACGATTTAGATAGTCGCATTTCGCAACTGATTGACTATTTGTATCGGTATCGGTGTCTGGTAATACTAGATCAAGTGGAATCACTTTTTGAAAGTGGCGAATTGGTTGGCAAATATTGCCAAGGATACGAAGACTACGGCAAACTCTTTAAAAGATTTGGACAATCTTTATCAAATAGTTGCTTGCTGCTGACGAGTCGGGAGAAGCCAAGGGAAATAGCTTTATTGGAAGGAGAAAAGCTACCTATCCGCTCTTTACAGATAAAGGGTTTATCAACAGCAGAGATTACCAAAATATTTAAACTTAGAGGTTCATTTTCAGCATCCGAGTGGGAGTGTAAAACAATTGGTGAATACTACAGCGGTAATCCTTTACTGTTAAAAATAGTGGCGACTAAAATTCAAGAATTATTTAATGGAGATATTTGTCATTTTCTATTTTTACAGCAACAGTGTAACCTAATTTTTGATAATATTAGCGAGCTTTTAGAAGAACACTTTAACCGTTGTTCGGATTTGGAAAAAGAAGTAATGTATTGGTTGGCAATTAATCGAGAACCAATGAGCATAGTAGAACTGCAATCAGATATTTTATCTCTGGAATCAAAGCAAAAGTTACCCGATCATCTGATTTCTTTGGAAAGGCGATCGCTCATAGAAAACAACTCAGCAACTTACACTCTTATATCAGAAGTTAAAGATTATGTAAATAATCGTTTAATTATGCTTATTTATCACGAGATAACTTTTAATAAAAAAGACCTGATACATCGCCTTTGCCTGTGGAAATATCCAACGGTAGAAAATATTAATTCAGAAGAGATAAATTTCATATTAAAGCCAATCGTCGAAAAACTGTGGCAACATTTTGGAGGTCAAGCTAATCTAGAAAAAAGACTGAACGAGATTTTATTAGAAATGCGATCGCGAGTTTCCAATCTGCAAGGATATGGAGAAATAAATATTATTAATTTACAAAAAGTAGCTGCAATCGAGCCCAAAAATACCGCAAAAAAACCGCAGGCAAGCATTGATGAATGCCGATGA